The proteins below come from a single Falco peregrinus isolate bFalPer1 chromosome Z, bFalPer1.pri, whole genome shotgun sequence genomic window:
- the CD180 gene encoding LOW QUALITY PROTEIN: CD180 antigen (The sequence of the model RefSeq protein was modified relative to this genomic sequence to represent the inferred CDS: inserted 10 bases in 7 codons; deleted 1 base in 1 codon; substituted 3 bases at 3 genomic stop codons), whose protein sequence is MAILANRATRVLTSPQAERFRASWQDIAKAAAPTRPQGPTAPGGLREEGADAALAVPGLPTAPRFTMYFPQITVNKRYICEGLGLREIPEKLPVTTENLDFSFNVLSSLQNSTFSELKFLIYLDLIRCQIIRVXDSTFHSNRQLQTIVLSGNLFMLLSDTAFAGLWSPKQLVXMQMGITSMSFVPITNLDSLDTLILGSNHIFSLQLPPNCPTQNLKYLDFQMSNIKAITAADVHILQKTSNVTLIFKGNNITYIEPGAFQFHFYSLDFGGCADIPGVLVATQNSTAQILWLGALXGVEKEPYISPXVLHGLCKMSVRDLYLQXRHFRNLNADTIQCLTRLQKLDXQLSALPTSISSMTLLVELALNVNSFEHLCNISSAACPSLTHLHXGNLQVLQLGSGCLENLAKLQHLNLSKSHTESFECCDKAFSGLSSLQYLNLSHNIKLHLQDIVIRDGANLELLDLAXTPLRIDILEGPFXNLHLLQVLNLSSSHINNSVQHPFPGLEKLMLLDLSQNNFELGIMPKDKLFQQLSNXEVLVLSSCELTAISDQAFHSLKKLQHIDLSHNRITALSTEAFSNLKSIYLNFAHNRICIVPHDKLVSLAGHCIINLSYNPLDCTCSNIGSITWYKQSLDKIENPEGTRCSEPKLLAGAQLATVLPSCEINTARIIVVVLAMLSCGAIFIWGAHYFKQNYQ, encoded by the exons ATGGCCATATTGGCCAACCGTGCAACACGTGTGCTGACTTCCCCACAAGCAGAACGCTTCCGAGCTTCCTGGCAGGATATTGCCAAAGCGGCAGCTCCCACGCGGCCCCAGGGACCCACCGCTCCGGGCGGGCTGCGTGAGGAGGGGGCCGACGCGGCgctggctgtgcctgggctCCCCACCGCACCTCG TTTCACTATGTATTTTCCACAGATTACAGTAAATAAACGCTATATCTGTGAAGGTTTAGGACTGAGGGAGATTCCTGAAAAACTACCTGTCACAACAGAAAACCTTGACTTCAGCTTCAACGTACTCTCTTCCCTCCAGAATTCAACCTTCTCTGAGCTCAAGTTTCTTATCTACTTGGACTTAATAAG GTGTCAAATCATCCGGG ATGACAGTACCTTTCacagcaacaggcagctgcagacaATTGTGCTGTCTGGAAACCTGTTCATGCTCCTCTCTGACACAGCGTTTGCTGGCCTATGGTCCCCGAAGCAGCTTGT AATGCAGATGGGAATAACCAGTATGTCCTTTGTTCCAATAACAAATCTGGACAGCTTGGATACCCTCATCTTGGGCAGCAACCACATCTTTTCGCTGCAGCTTCCTCCCAACTGTCCCACTCAAAACCTCAAATATCTTGACTTTCAAATGAGTAACATAAAGGCAATCACAGCAGCAGATGTTCACATCCTGCAGAAGACCAGCAATGTAACTCTCATCTTTAAAGGCAACAACATTACATACATTGAACCTGGAGCTTTCCAGTTCCATTTCTACAGTTTGGACTTTGGGGGCTGTGCTGACATCCCTGGGGTCCTGGTGGCAACACAGAACTCCACAGCCCAGATCCTCTGGCTAGGAGCACTTTAGGGTGTGGAAAAGGAGCCCTACATAAGCC ATGTTTTACATGGTCTATGTAAAATGTCTGTCAGGGATCTCTATCTGC CTCGGCACTTCAGAAACCTAAACGCTGACACGATTCAGTGCTTGACCAGGCTTCAAAAGCTGGA CCAGCTCAGCGCACTGCCCACCAGCATCAGCAGCATGACCTTGCTAGTGGAGTTAGCTCTCAATGTGAACTCCTTTGAGCACCTCTGCAacatcagctctgctgcctgcccctcccTCACGCACCTCCA GGGGAACTTgcaggtcctgcagctgggctctggctgTTTGGAGAATCTGGCAAAGCTTCAACATCTCAATTTAAGTAAGAGTCACACTGAAAGCTTTGAGTGCTGTGACAAAGCCTTCAGTGGTTTAAGTAGTCTTCAGTACCTGAATCTGAGCCACAACATAAAGCTTCACCTCCAAGACATAGTCATTAGGGATGGTGCTAACCTGGAGCTGTTGGACCTAG TTACACCTCTTCGCATCGACATTTTAGAGGGTCCTTTCTGAAATCTGCATCTCTTGCAAGTGCTGAATCTTTCCTCCTCCCATATTAACAATAGTGTTCAGCACCCCTTTCCAGGTCTGGAAAAGCTCATGCTCTTGGACCTTAGTCAAAATAACTTTGAATTGGGGATCATGCCAAAGGACAAACTGTTCCAACAGCTATCCAATTAAGAGGTGCTAGTTTTATCATCCTGTGAACTGACAGCAATAAGTGACCAAGCATTTCACAGCCTCAAGAAGTTACAGCACATTGATCTGAGTCACAACAGAATTACTGCACTCAGCACAGAAGCATTTTCAAACCTCAAGAGCATCTACCTCAATTTTGCCCACAACAGGATCTGTATTGTACCACATGACAAGCTAGTGTCTCTTGCTGGCCATTGCATAATCAATTTAAGTTACAATCCTCTGGACTGCACCTGCTCCAATATTGGTTCAATTACCTGGTACAAGCAGAGTCTGGATAAAATTGAAAACCCTGAAGGAACAAGATGCTCTGAG CCAAAATTGCTagctggggctcagctggcCACAGTCTTGCCCTCCTGTGAGATCAACACAGCAAGAATCATTGTAGTTGTCCTGGCTATGTTATCCTGTGGTGCCATCTTCATTTGGGGTGCTCACTATTTCAAGCAAAATTACCAGTGA